One genomic segment of Streptomyces sp. RKND-216 includes these proteins:
- the pruA gene encoding L-glutamate gamma-semialdehyde dehydrogenase, which translates to MDAVTHVPAPYNEPVHTYAPGSAERARLEKKLKELSENPIDLPMTIAGEKRMGGGERFDVVQPHDHKAVIGTYANATRQDAQEAIDAALAAAPAWRAMSFDDRAAILLKAADLLAGPWRETIAASTMLGQSKTAQQAEIDAPCELIDFWRFNVHFARELLTEQPPMQPHGVWNRLDHRPLEGFVYAITPFNFTAIAGNLPTAPALMGNVVVWKPSPTQTHSAILLMELLEEAGMPKGVINLVTGDGKEVSEVALPHPDLAGVHFTGSTATFQYLWKSVGENIEKYRSYPRLVGETGGKDFIVAHPSVDRAVLKTAMIRGAFEYQGQKCSAASRAYIPRSVWEDGFKDQLVAETEGLTMGDVSDLSNFVGAVIDARAFAKNKAAIDRARQDPTCEIVAGGTYDDSVGYFVRPTIIACTDPENELFSTEYFGPIIGVHVYEDAEWETMLDQMESVSAYALTGAVLAQDRQVLAEASAKLRFAAGNFYLNDRPTGSIVGQQPFGGARASGTNDKAGSKFNLLRWMSPRSIKETMVAPTDYRYPHMG; encoded by the coding sequence ATGGACGCCGTGACCCACGTCCCCGCCCCGTACAACGAGCCGGTGCACACCTACGCACCCGGCAGCGCCGAGCGGGCCCGGCTGGAGAAGAAGCTCAAGGAGCTCTCCGAGAACCCGATCGACCTCCCCATGACCATCGCCGGGGAGAAGCGGATGGGCGGCGGCGAGCGCTTCGACGTCGTGCAGCCGCACGACCACAAGGCGGTCATCGGCACCTACGCCAACGCCACCCGCCAGGACGCCCAGGAGGCGATCGACGCCGCTCTGGCCGCCGCCCCGGCCTGGCGCGCGATGTCCTTCGACGACCGCGCGGCCATTCTGCTGAAGGCCGCCGACCTGCTGGCCGGCCCGTGGCGCGAGACCATCGCCGCCTCCACCATGCTGGGCCAGTCCAAGACCGCCCAGCAGGCCGAGATCGACGCTCCCTGCGAACTGATCGACTTCTGGCGCTTCAATGTGCACTTCGCCCGCGAGCTGCTGACCGAGCAGCCCCCGATGCAGCCGCACGGCGTCTGGAACCGGCTGGACCACCGTCCGCTGGAGGGCTTCGTCTACGCCATCACGCCGTTCAACTTCACCGCCATCGCGGGCAACCTGCCGACGGCTCCGGCGCTGATGGGCAACGTCGTGGTGTGGAAGCCGTCGCCCACGCAGACGCACTCCGCCATCCTGCTCATGGAGCTGCTGGAGGAGGCGGGCATGCCCAAGGGCGTGATCAACCTCGTCACCGGCGACGGCAAGGAGGTCTCCGAGGTCGCGCTGCCGCACCCGGACCTGGCCGGCGTCCACTTCACCGGCTCCACCGCCACCTTCCAGTACCTGTGGAAGTCGGTCGGCGAGAACATCGAGAAGTACCGCTCCTACCCGCGCCTCGTCGGCGAGACCGGCGGCAAGGACTTCATCGTCGCCCACCCCAGCGTGGACCGCGCCGTGCTGAAGACCGCCATGATCCGCGGCGCCTTCGAGTACCAGGGCCAGAAGTGCTCGGCCGCGTCCCGCGCCTACATCCCGCGCTCGGTGTGGGAGGACGGCTTCAAGGACCAACTCGTCGCCGAGACCGAGGGCCTGACGATGGGTGACGTCAGCGACCTGTCGAACTTCGTCGGCGCCGTCATCGACGCCCGCGCGTTCGCCAAGAACAAGGCCGCGATCGACCGCGCCCGTCAGGACCCGACCTGTGAGATCGTCGCGGGCGGCACCTACGACGACTCCGTCGGCTACTTCGTCCGCCCGACGATCATCGCCTGCACCGACCCGGAGAACGAGCTCTTCTCCACGGAGTACTTCGGCCCGATCATCGGCGTCCACGTCTACGAGGACGCCGAGTGGGAGACGATGCTCGACCAGATGGAGTCCGTCTCCGCGTACGCCCTGACCGGTGCCGTGCTGGCGCAGGACCGGCAGGTGCTGGCCGAGGCGAGCGCCAAGCTGCGCTTTGCGGCCGGCAACTTCTACCTGAACGACCGTCCCACCGGCTCCATCGTCGGGCAGCAGCCGTTCGGCGGCGCCCGCGCCTCCGGCACCAACGACAAGGCGGGTTCGAAGTTCAACCTGCTGCGCTGGATGTCGCCGCGCTCCATCAAGGAGACGATGGTGGCCCCGACCGACTACCGCTACCCGCACATGGGCTGA
- a CDS encoding proline dehydrogenase family protein, whose amino-acid sequence MLGPVLLAAARSDAIRRAVSAAPVTRPVVDRFVAGERLDQSLTAVRDLADRGLEVTLDHLGEDITDRSEAVRNRDAYLTLAEALAGEGLGERAEMSVKLSAFGQALPGGEDIAYGNVLPVVEAAAQAGTTVTLDMEDHTTVDSTLRILSELRGRFPQTGAVVQSYLFRTEEDCHALAGEGSRVRLVKGAYKEPAEVAHQDKREVDRAYVRCLKILMAGKGYPMIGSHDPRMVAITQELARTAGRKIDSYEFQMLYGIREAEQERLAAAGHRMRVYVPYGTDWYGYFMRRLAERPANLAFFLRSLISRR is encoded by the coding sequence GTGCTGGGTCCCGTGCTTCTCGCCGCCGCACGCAGCGATGCCATCCGTCGCGCGGTCTCGGCCGCGCCCGTCACCCGGCCGGTGGTCGACCGTTTCGTCGCGGGGGAGCGGCTCGACCAGTCGCTGACCGCCGTACGGGACCTCGCGGATCGCGGCCTGGAGGTGACCCTCGACCACCTTGGCGAGGACATCACGGACCGCTCGGAGGCCGTGCGGAACCGCGACGCCTACCTCACCCTGGCAGAGGCCCTGGCCGGGGAGGGGCTGGGGGAGCGGGCCGAGATGTCCGTGAAGCTCTCCGCTTTCGGCCAGGCGCTGCCCGGCGGCGAGGACATCGCCTACGGCAACGTGCTCCCGGTCGTCGAGGCCGCCGCGCAGGCCGGCACCACGGTCACCCTCGACATGGAGGACCACACCACGGTCGACTCGACCCTCCGCATCCTCTCCGAGCTGCGCGGGCGCTTCCCGCAGACGGGCGCCGTCGTGCAGAGCTACCTCTTCCGCACCGAGGAGGACTGCCACGCGCTGGCCGGGGAAGGCTCCCGGGTGCGACTGGTGAAGGGCGCCTACAAGGAGCCCGCCGAGGTCGCCCACCAGGACAAGCGCGAGGTCGACCGGGCGTACGTCCGCTGCCTGAAGATTCTCATGGCGGGTAAGGGCTATCCGATGATCGGCTCGCACGACCCGCGGATGGTCGCCATCACGCAGGAGCTGGCGCGTACCGCGGGCCGCAAGATCGACAGCTACGAGTTCCAGATGCTCTACGGCATCCGCGAGGCGGAACAGGAGCGGCTGGCCGCGGCCGGTCACCGTATGCGCGTCTACGTGCCCTACGGCACCGACTGGTACGGCTACTTCATGCGGCGCCTCGCGGAGCGCCCGGCGAACCTCGCCTTCTTCCTCCGGAGCCTGATCAGCCGCCGCTAG